The Clostridium sp. AWRP genome has a window encoding:
- a CDS encoding aspartate/glutamate racemase family protein translates to MKKIGLIGGMSFESTLEYYKIINETVNKTLGGLHSAECILYSVDFNEIEILQHQNKWEELSNIMVNAAQSLKKGGADFIIICTNTMHKLAPDIESKAGIKVLHIAEAAGKKIIEKHIKTVGLLGTKFTMEEGFYKKVLKDKFNINVSIPDEDGREVIHQIIYNELCKGVIKNSSREKYKQIINNLHLNGAEGIVLGCTEIPLLIQQKDVDIPIFDTTTIHAVSAVEFALK, encoded by the coding sequence TTGAAAAAAATTGGTTTAATAGGTGGTATGAGTTTTGAATCCACTTTAGAATATTACAAAATTATAAATGAAACTGTTAACAAAACCTTAGGAGGACTTCATTCAGCTGAATGTATATTATATTCGGTAGACTTTAATGAAATAGAAATTCTTCAACATCAAAATAAATGGGAGGAATTATCAAATATAATGGTTAATGCTGCTCAAAGTCTTAAAAAAGGCGGCGCTGATTTTATCATAATATGTACTAATACAATGCATAAACTAGCTCCTGATATAGAAAGCAAAGCTGGAATCAAGGTTTTACATATAGCAGAAGCTGCAGGTAAAAAAATAATTGAAAAACATATAAAAACTGTAGGACTCCTTGGAACAAAATTTACTATGGAAGAAGGTTTTTATAAAAAAGTTCTTAAAGATAAATTCAATATAAACGTAAGTATTCCAGATGAAGATGGTAGAGAAGTTATTCACCAAATCATATACAATGAATTATGTAAAGGTGTAATAAAAAATTCATCAAGAGAAAAGTATAAGCAAATAATAAACAATCTGCATTTAAATGGTGCTGAAGGAATAGTTCTTGGCTGTACCGAAATACCTCTTTTGATACAACAAAAAGATGTAGATATCCCAATATTTGACACAACAACAATCCATGCTGTTTCTGCTGTTGAGTTTGCTTTAAAGTAA
- a CDS encoding GGDEF domain-containing protein, with amino-acid sequence MNRELVSKEYIVSRMEELISKNEGPFSIVIADIDNFKNINNLYGNDIADKVIEKLILILNNNLLPEDSIYRHGDEFNILLAKQGAERGFMQLEEIRRYLSDNTFDISDNMKTEDIYFTLSFGIASYPRDAKNVVELFRVADSALFRAKELGKNRICLSESESMVLKSNYFTKTQLDRLSRLSKSTDRTEAFLLREALDDLFKKYSK; translated from the coding sequence ATGAATAGGGAGCTTGTTTCTAAAGAGTATATTGTATCTAGAATGGAGGAATTGATATCAAAAAATGAAGGCCCTTTTAGTATTGTAATTGCAGATATTGACAATTTTAAAAATATAAATAATTTATATGGAAATGATATTGCTGATAAAGTAATAGAAAAGCTTATATTAATTTTAAATAATAATTTGTTACCTGAAGATAGTATTTATAGACATGGTGATGAATTTAATATATTACTTGCAAAACAAGGTGCTGAAAGGGGATTTATGCAATTAGAGGAAATAAGGAGGTATTTATCAGATAATACATTTGACATAAGTGATAATATGAAAACAGAAGATATTTATTTTACTTTAAGCTTTGGAATTGCAAGTTATCCAAGAGATGCTAAGAATGTAGTTGAACTTTTTAGAGTAGCAGATAGTGCTTTGTTTAGGGCTAAAGAACTGGGCAAAAATAGAATATGTCTTTCTGAATCAGAAAGTATGGTTTTAAAGTCTAACTATTTTACAAAAACACAACTTGATAGACTTTCTAGACTTTCTAAGTCAACAGATAGAACTGAAGCATTTCTTTTAAGAGAGGCTCTTGATGATTTGTTTAAAAAATATAGTAAATAA
- the ablA gene encoding lysine 2,3-aminomutase: MQRNYKDIPLWRNTSPDEWNNWEWQISNRITTLAELEQVVNLNDKEKDGVQASLKKLRMAITPYYATLIDPNDYNCPIRRQAIPTIYETEISKCDSNDPLHETLDSPVPGLTHRYPDRVLLLITQQCSMYCRHCTRRRFAGHADKTLSTSNLIRAFKYIKAHKEVRDVLISGGDALCVSDEKLEFILKELSKIDNVEVIRIGTRVPVVMPQRITSKLCNIIKKYHPVWINTQFNHPNEITKDSILACNMLADAGIPLGNQSVLLKNINDCPYIMKSLVQKLVANRIRPYYIYQCDLSEGIEHFRTPVSAGIEIMELLRGHTSGFAVPTFVIDAPGGGGKIPINPQYVVSQSPDKLILRNYEGVLCTYTEPSDKSHKCKHCGICDKFKNYESKGLEKLFRNEKNCLIPKDNFRMRRREINSAHK; the protein is encoded by the coding sequence TTGCAAAGGAACTATAAAGACATACCATTATGGAGAAATACTTCCCCAGACGAATGGAACAATTGGGAATGGCAAATTTCTAATAGAATTACGACATTAGCAGAATTAGAACAAGTTGTAAATCTTAATGATAAAGAGAAAGATGGTGTACAAGCAAGTCTGAAGAAATTACGAATGGCAATAACACCCTATTATGCTACATTAATTGACCCTAATGACTATAATTGTCCAATTAGAAGGCAGGCAATTCCGACAATTTATGAGACAGAAATTTCTAAATGTGACAGTAATGATCCATTACATGAAACTCTTGATTCACCAGTTCCAGGATTGACACATAGATATCCAGACAGAGTCCTTCTACTTATTACCCAACAATGTTCTATGTACTGCAGACATTGTACAAGAAGACGTTTTGCAGGACATGCTGATAAAACTTTATCAACCAGTAATTTGATAAGAGCTTTCAAATATATAAAAGCTCATAAAGAAGTACGTGATGTATTAATATCTGGTGGAGACGCACTATGTGTTTCAGATGAAAAATTAGAATTTATATTAAAAGAATTAAGTAAAATAGATAACGTTGAAGTGATAAGAATTGGTACAAGAGTTCCTGTTGTTATGCCTCAAAGGATAACTTCTAAACTATGCAATATTATAAAAAAATATCATCCAGTTTGGATTAATACACAATTTAATCATCCAAATGAAATAACCAAGGACTCAATATTAGCTTGTAATATGCTTGCTGACGCTGGAATTCCTCTTGGAAATCAATCTGTACTTCTAAAAAATATAAATGACTGCCCATACATTATGAAAAGCCTTGTACAAAAATTAGTAGCTAATAGAATAAGACCTTATTATATATATCAATGCGATTTATCTGAAGGAATAGAACATTTTAGAACACCTGTATCCGCTGGTATCGAAATTATGGAATTATTACGTGGACATACTTCTGGATTTGCAGTTCCCACTTTTGTAATTGATGCCCCTGGAGGAGGCGGTAAAATACCTATTAATCCTCAATATGTAGTTTCTCAATCACCTGACAAACTAATTCTTAGAAACTATGAAGGAGTATTGTGCACCTACACGGAGCCTTCTGATAAATCCCATAAATGTAAACATTGCGGAATATGTGATAAATTTAAAAATTATGAGTCTAAAGGGCTGGAAAAACTTTTTAGAAATGAAAAAAACTGCTTAATTCCAAAAGATAATTTTAGAATGAGAAGGAGGGAAATAAATAGTGCTCATAAATAG
- the ablB gene encoding putative beta-lysine N-acetyltransferase: MLINRPKSDYDYHTKIDENDIYVDHTNNRVKIINFNNISLQSVKQIIHFASNHHLSKIICNCDINSYKTLFNSGFQLEGKIDAFFKGKDAFCMSYFITDSRKSYKNEEKENLFLLQSLNVKNNFVFKENTFKYNIRNATENDIDELIALFSSIFITYPSPVCDKEYLKQTMNKKVLYKVAVDNGKIVGAASADLDKKNLNAEMTDCATYPDYRGKGILSNIIYFLELDLKKMGFISLYSLSRAINPSINFVLSKHNYTFRGKLINNCNICGGFENMNIWVKVIN, translated from the coding sequence GTGCTCATAAATAGACCTAAATCTGATTATGATTACCATACCAAAATAGATGAAAATGATATATATGTTGATCATACTAATAATCGTGTAAAAATAATTAATTTTAATAATATATCACTGCAAAGCGTAAAACAGATAATACATTTTGCTTCAAATCATCATTTAAGCAAAATTATTTGCAATTGTGATATTAATTCCTACAAAACTCTTTTTAATTCTGGATTCCAACTAGAAGGTAAAATTGACGCTTTCTTTAAAGGTAAAGACGCTTTTTGTATGTCATATTTCATAACAGATAGCAGAAAAAGCTATAAAAATGAAGAGAAAGAGAATCTATTTTTACTACAAAGTTTAAATGTTAAAAATAACTTTGTATTTAAAGAAAATACCTTTAAATACAATATAAGAAATGCTACAGAAAATGATATAGATGAATTAATAGCTTTATTTTCTAGCATATTCATTACGTACCCATCACCTGTATGTGACAAAGAATATTTAAAACAAACTATGAATAAAAAAGTTTTATACAAAGTCGCTGTGGACAATGGAAAAATAGTCGGAGCAGCATCGGCAGATTTAGACAAAAAAAACTTAAATGCAGAAATGACTGATTGTGCTACTTATCCTGATTACAGAGGTAAAGGCATATTATCAAATATAATTTATTTTTTAGAATTAGATCTTAAGAAAATGGGATTTATTAGTCTATATAGCCTTTCTAGAGCAATAAATCCCAGCATCAATTTTGTATTAAGTAAACACAACTATACCTTTAGAGGTAAACTAATAAATAACTGCAATATATGCGGGGGCTTTGAAAACATGAATATTTGGGTTAAGGTTATTAACTAA
- a CDS encoding ABC transporter ATP-binding protein, with protein sequence MLSIKNVSKKYSNNFTALSNFNLELDRGIIGLLGANGAGKSTLMKMIATVSKPTEGVITWNGCNIHKNGDELRHALGYLPQSFGVFPNLTAVEFLKYMAALKGLNMKKAANRINELIYLLNLSEAANKNIGKYSGGMKQRIGIAQALLNDPKILIVDEPTVGLDPNERMNFRNLINSLSKDKIIILSTHIVSDAEASAEKIVLIDKGKLICFCKNEELLNSLQGNVWECLTEESHLKEIKDNYITGNIIRRSEGMVVRIISESKPLSNALSVLPTLEDAYIYYTSKKRGENIE encoded by the coding sequence ATGCTTTCAATAAAAAATGTTTCTAAAAAATATTCAAACAATTTTACAGCCCTTTCAAATTTCAATCTTGAATTAGATAGAGGAATAATAGGTCTTTTGGGTGCAAATGGTGCTGGAAAATCAACGTTAATGAAGATGATTGCAACAGTTTCAAAACCAACTGAAGGTGTTATTACCTGGAATGGATGCAACATCCATAAAAACGGAGATGAACTTAGACATGCTCTAGGGTATTTACCTCAAAGCTTTGGAGTATTTCCTAATTTAACTGCGGTTGAATTTCTAAAATATATGGCAGCTTTAAAAGGACTTAATATGAAAAAAGCAGCAAACAGAATAAATGAACTTATTTATTTATTAAATCTTAGTGAAGCTGCAAATAAAAATATAGGAAAGTATTCTGGTGGTATGAAGCAAAGAATAGGTATTGCACAAGCTCTTCTAAATGATCCTAAAATTCTTATAGTAGATGAACCTACTGTTGGGTTAGATCCTAATGAAAGAATGAACTTTAGAAATCTAATTAATAGTTTATCAAAAGATAAAATAATCATATTGTCTACCCATATAGTATCTGATGCAGAAGCTTCAGCTGAAAAAATAGTTCTTATTGATAAAGGTAAACTTATATGTTTTTGTAAAAATGAAGAGCTTTTAAATTCATTACAAGGAAATGTGTGGGAATGCTTAACTGAAGAAAGTCACCTTAAAGAAATAAAAGACAACTATATAACAGGGAATATCATAAGAAGAAGTGAAGGAATGGTTGTAAGAATAATATCAGAATCAAAACCATTATCAAATGCATTAAGCGTGCTTCCTACCCTTGAAGATGCTTATATTTATTATACCTCAAAAAAGAGAGGTGAAAATATTGAATAG
- a CDS encoding HAMP domain-containing sensor histidine kinase translates to MKINFNITKKKLGVKSFLIINCLITFLILYVIIQLSYKSSTLIVKKFIFKDQQISNVAMAFYYNEDFDKIKLGALSEMGAWEEVLNEDKKVIYVKGEKKDNIMQYTEEQLFRLSSVGNYSPQNPYFGEVFSVKGKHGEPYVFLYKIDRRKLTLSFTYKPNLYTKADSLLSFKVYGVLYLIQFLYLLIGLYIYSRISSKFITNPLKTFVHSIKNLKKLDYATRTNVKGLKELQEVENEFNEMVIELEKVKEENKRIDASKKRLLVDISHDLKTPITSIQGFSKLLLEENVTLEEKNKFLKIIHNKSVYSTELIEDLFALSKLEDSEYSPSLVKLNFTEWLRRLIVEYYEEFQNKHFNLDINISEYPIVFKFDEKLMKRAISNILNNALNHNESYTKLKIVCYLKNNNVILEIGNDGESIDKSIRDAIFEPFVKNSSSGSGLGLAITKKIIEKHGGTIKLTSTEFEKNLFVISIPLKF, encoded by the coding sequence ATGAAGATTAATTTTAATATTACTAAGAAAAAATTAGGTGTAAAAAGCTTCCTCATTATAAATTGTTTAATAACTTTTCTAATACTATATGTAATTATACAGCTGTCATATAAATCGTCAACCCTTATTGTAAAAAAATTTATTTTTAAGGATCAACAAATAAGCAATGTAGCAATGGCTTTTTATTATAATGAAGATTTTGATAAGATAAAATTAGGTGCCCTCTCTGAAATGGGCGCTTGGGAAGAAGTTCTGAACGAAGATAAAAAAGTAATCTATGTAAAAGGTGAAAAGAAAGATAACATAATGCAATATACTGAAGAACAGCTGTTTAGATTATCTTCCGTTGGAAATTACTCACCTCAAAATCCTTACTTTGGAGAAGTGTTTTCAGTAAAAGGAAAACATGGTGAGCCCTATGTTTTTCTTTACAAAATTGATAGAAGAAAACTTACACTTTCATTTACCTACAAACCTAATTTATATACTAAAGCTGACAGTCTTCTCTCTTTTAAAGTCTATGGTGTATTATATTTAATTCAGTTTCTTTATTTATTAATAGGTTTATATATTTACAGCCGTATAAGTTCAAAATTTATAACAAATCCTCTTAAAACCTTTGTACATAGTATAAAAAATTTAAAAAAACTTGATTATGCTACTAGAACTAACGTAAAAGGTTTAAAAGAACTTCAAGAAGTAGAAAATGAATTTAATGAAATGGTAATAGAACTTGAAAAGGTTAAAGAAGAAAATAAAAGAATAGATGCAAGTAAAAAAAGACTTTTAGTTGATATATCCCATGATTTAAAAACTCCTATAACCTCTATTCAAGGATTCTCCAAGCTTTTATTAGAAGAAAATGTAACCCTAGAGGAAAAAAATAAATTTTTAAAAATAATACATAATAAATCAGTATATTCTACAGAACTTATTGAGGATTTATTTGCACTTTCAAAACTAGAAGATTCAGAATACAGCCCTTCTTTAGTGAAACTTAACTTTACTGAATGGCTTAGACGTCTTATTGTAGAATACTATGAAGAATTTCAAAATAAGCACTTTAACCTAGATATTAATATTAGTGAATATCCTATTGTGTTCAAATTTGATGAGAAACTTATGAAAAGAGCAATTTCCAATATATTAAATAATGCTTTAAACCATAATGAAAGTTATACAAAATTAAAGATTGTATGTTATTTAAAAAATAATAATGTAATCTTAGAAATTGGTAATGATGGAGAAAGTATTGACAAATCAATAAGAGATGCAATATTTGAACCATTTGTAAAAAATAGTTCTAGTGGAAGCGGTCTTGGACTCGCCATAACAAAAAAAATTATAGAGAAGCATGGTGGAACTATAAAATTAACTTCCACTGAATTTGAAAAAAACTTATTTGTTATCTCTATTCCTCTTAAATTTTAG
- a CDS encoding response regulator transcription factor, giving the protein MNSILIVDDDKEIVELIDFYMKNNGYNTYKAFNGKEALEIFEKEQIDIIILDIMMPQLDGKEVLRKIRGKNNTPIIFLSAKGEDIDKIDGLFLGADDYLAKPFNTLELVARVKALLRRSTMLNTPKEVNNITVINEHLKLDETTCKVYKNDVQIRLTSFEYKLICFLIKNKNKVFTKGQLYEEVWGQCYLGDEKIIMVYISKLREKIEDNPKEPKFIKTIRGLGYIFEGN; this is encoded by the coding sequence ATGAATTCAATTTTAATTGTAGACGATGATAAGGAAATTGTAGAATTAATAGATTTTTATATGAAGAATAATGGCTATAATACTTATAAAGCATTTAATGGTAAGGAAGCATTAGAAATCTTTGAAAAGGAACAAATAGATATTATAATATTGGACATAATGATGCCTCAGCTTGATGGCAAAGAAGTTTTAAGAAAAATTAGAGGGAAAAATAATACCCCTATAATATTTTTATCTGCTAAAGGTGAAGATATTGATAAAATTGACGGCCTGTTTCTTGGAGCAGATGATTATCTTGCCAAGCCTTTTAATACTCTAGAACTCGTTGCAAGGGTTAAAGCTCTTTTAAGAAGAAGCACTATGCTTAACACTCCCAAAGAAGTAAATAATATTACAGTAATTAATGAACATCTAAAATTAGATGAAACCACTTGTAAAGTATATAAGAATGATGTACAAATTCGATTGACTTCCTTTGAATATAAGCTTATATGTTTTCTTATAAAAAATAAAAATAAAGTTTTTACTAAAGGGCAGTTGTATGAAGAGGTATGGGGGCAGTGTTACCTTGGAGATGAAAAAATTATAATGGTTTATATAAGTAAGTTAAGAGAAAAAATAGAAGACAATCCTAAAGAACCTAAATTTATTAAGACCATAAGGGGTCTTGGTTATATATTTGAAGGTAATTAA
- a CDS encoding DUF4097 family beta strand repeat-containing protein: protein MIKKVLLIFVAILAVAGGILFFSPAKAEDSQRIFTSKEISNLEEISLNGDFDVNITSSDSRDIQCSFSKLKKGFVFGTYNFEANIENNVLNVTSDSKIGTFCIGGCENLRLNIDIPKSYKNKLYIKSKLSKVNILNSNSKDIQCDVHDSNIKISLDNICGNITVNSNLGNINLKLPKDEKFNLSAKSHMGEVTNNLASNVDHSLKEKNINLSSSDGNITISGS, encoded by the coding sequence ATGATAAAAAAAGTATTATTAATTTTTGTGGCAATTTTAGCTGTAGCAGGAGGCATATTGTTTTTCTCACCAGCTAAAGCTGAGGATTCGCAAAGAATCTTTACTTCAAAAGAAATATCAAATTTAGAGGAAATATCATTAAATGGGGATTTTGATGTTAATATTACATCTTCTGATTCAAGGGATATACAATGCAGCTTTTCTAAGCTTAAAAAAGGATTTGTATTTGGAACTTATAACTTTGAAGCCAACATAGAAAATAATGTTTTAAATGTTACCTCAGACAGTAAAATAGGTACATTTTGTATTGGTGGTTGTGAAAATTTAAGATTGAATATCGATATACCAAAAAGTTATAAAAATAAACTATATATAAAATCTAAATTAAGCAAAGTAAACATATTAAATTCAAATTCAAAGGATATACAATGTGATGTACATGATAGCAATATCAAAATTTCCTTAGATAATATATGTGGTAATATTACTGTAAATTCAAACTTAGGAAATATAAACTTAAAACTTCCTAAAGATGAAAAATTTAATTTATCTGCTAAATCACATATGGGTGAAGTAACTAATAATCTTGCTTCAAATGTAGATCATTCTTTAAAAGAAAAGAATATTAATCTTTCATCTTCAGATGGTAATATAACTATATCAGGCAGCTAA
- a CDS encoding MFS transporter, which translates to MNSMKSKTGISTVIIIMLGTFISSFDVNVVNTALPIMQSYFHASMSSIEWVIVGYLMVLGATQLTFGRLSDILGHKKVYVAGLISFTISSLFCALSTSIVMLIVFRITQAIGASMISSSGSPIIIDTVDPKNRGKSLGMIAISVAVAVCTGPALGGLIASKVGWSSIFFINIPIGIIVSVLAIKVIRKDDKRRNEVQFDFAGSTLIIAAIFLILLPLNLLSKSYFNIGSIFFLLGGIFALVLFIMFEKKAKHPILNMELFKNKVFTGSTFATMFFYMGEFILAFLAPYYLQKMKMFTPFMSGVMMLPMSIAMIIAAPLSGAISDNFDSRYIGCIGLAVVTLATLFVGGFNASTPILMITAVFFIYGFGGGLFQTPNTSAVMGSVTADRRGVASAALGTMRTFGMMSGEAISAALIAFSMNNSASTFISKGLKSTLLWQAEFGFATKVTCIAAAICVIAAIILSFACGKVAAPCENAAVKTN; encoded by the coding sequence ATGAATTCAATGAAAAGTAAAACAGGAATAAGTACAGTAATTATAATTATGCTTGGTACATTTATATCTAGCTTTGATGTAAATGTCGTAAATACTGCCCTGCCGATAATGCAGTCGTATTTTCATGCCAGTATGTCATCTATAGAATGGGTAATAGTAGGTTACTTAATGGTACTTGGTGCAACACAACTTACGTTTGGAAGACTTTCTGATATCCTTGGACATAAGAAAGTTTATGTGGCAGGTTTAATCTCATTTACAATAAGTTCTCTTTTTTGTGCACTATCAACTTCTATTGTCATGTTGATTGTTTTTAGAATTACTCAGGCAATTGGAGCTTCTATGATTTCTTCTAGTGGAAGTCCAATTATAATTGATACAGTAGATCCTAAAAATAGAGGAAAATCCTTGGGAATGATAGCTATTTCTGTAGCTGTAGCTGTTTGTACAGGTCCGGCATTAGGAGGACTTATAGCTTCTAAGGTAGGCTGGAGCAGTATATTTTTTATAAATATTCCAATTGGTATAATTGTTTCTGTATTAGCTATTAAAGTTATTAGAAAAGATGATAAAAGAAGAAATGAAGTTCAATTTGACTTTGCCGGGAGTACATTAATTATTGCTGCTATTTTCTTAATTCTACTTCCATTAAACCTTTTGAGTAAATCCTATTTTAATATAGGAAGTATTTTTTTTCTTTTAGGAGGTATTTTTGCACTCGTATTATTTATAATGTTTGAAAAGAAAGCAAAGCATCCAATACTTAACATGGAGCTTTTTAAAAATAAAGTTTTTACAGGAAGTACCTTTGCAACTATGTTTTTTTATATGGGAGAATTTATTCTAGCTTTTCTAGCTCCGTATTATTTACAGAAGATGAAAATGTTCACACCTTTTATGTCTGGAGTAATGATGTTACCTATGTCAATAGCTATGATTATAGCAGCTCCATTAAGTGGTGCAATCTCAGATAATTTTGACAGCCGCTATATAGGATGTATTGGACTTGCGGTAGTGACATTAGCTACTTTATTCGTTGGAGGATTTAATGCTTCAACACCAATTTTGATGATAACTGCAGTTTTCTTTATATATGGTTTTGGGGGAGGACTTTTTCAAACGCCTAATACTAGTGCAGTAATGGGAAGTGTAACTGCAGATAGAAGGGGAGTTGCTTCAGCAGCTCTTGGTACGATGAGAACTTTTGGGATGATGTCAGGGGAGGCAATTTCTGCAGCACTTATTGCCTTTAGCATGAACAATTCAGCATCTACATTCATATCAAAGGGGTTAAAAAGTACATTACTATGGCAGGCAGAATTTGGATTTGCAACTAAGGTTACATGTATTGCCGCAGCAATATGTGTTATAGCAGCAATAATATTATCATTTGCATGTGGAAAGGTTGCAGCACCATGTGAGAATGCTGCAGTTAAAACAAATTAG
- a CDS encoding TetR/AcrR family transcriptional regulator produces the protein MINERKVREPQQKRSIEKKDKILKAGYKLICKNGYYKTTTSEIAAEAGVSIGCLYSYFKDKHTIFLDLLKKYQEQFDKLRDEFMNKMLLFKSPEECFREFMLILIDIHDKSVDFQREVKTLYYYDPEVAALSDEQRKKIQDAALYFIKLYKEYIDIDDYEAAAIVTSLIINSVVDDVSFYKSSIDRNRIIDETVKALCRYLKMKPINHLNKY, from the coding sequence ATGATAAATGAACGTAAAGTAAGAGAACCCCAGCAAAAAAGAAGTATAGAAAAAAAAGATAAAATACTTAAAGCCGGCTATAAATTAATTTGTAAAAATGGTTATTACAAAACAACAACCTCAGAAATAGCAGCAGAAGCTGGTGTTTCAATAGGATGCCTTTATTCTTACTTTAAAGATAAACATACAATTTTTTTAGATCTCCTTAAAAAATATCAAGAACAATTTGATAAGCTTCGAGATGAATTTATGAATAAAATGCTGCTTTTTAAATCACCAGAAGAATGTTTCCGTGAATTCATGTTAATACTTATAGATATTCATGATAAGTCTGTGGATTTTCAAAGAGAAGTAAAAACACTTTACTACTATGATCCAGAAGTTGCAGCACTTTCAGATGAGCAAAGGAAAAAAATACAAGATGCTGCACTTTATTTTATAAAACTATATAAAGAATACATTGATATAGACGACTATGAAGCTGCCGCCATAGTTACATCACTTATTATAAATTCTGTAGTAGACGATGTTTCTTTTTATAAAAGTTCAATTGACAGGAATCGTATTATAGATGAGACTGTTAAAGCTCTATGTAGATATTTAAAAATGAAACCAATAAATCACTTAAATAAATATTAA
- a CDS encoding bifunctional 4-hydroxy-2-oxoglutarate aldolase/2-dehydro-3-deoxy-phosphogluconate aldolase, which translates to MIEKIETLRKIEEVGVVAVVRAETPESAEKISKACIDGGIPAIELTFTVPDADKVIASLKSKFPKDELILGAGTVLDSETARIAILAGAKYIVSPGFNLETAKLCNRYQIPYMAGCMTVTEMITAMEAGVSIIKLFPGSAYGPSIVKGIKAPLPQVPIMPTGGVSLDNVDQWIKNGCVAVGVGGKLTGGAKTGDYDKVTETAKKFVQKVKEARL; encoded by the coding sequence ATGATTGAAAAAATTGAAACTCTAAGAAAAATTGAAGAAGTAGGTGTAGTAGCTGTTGTAAGAGCTGAGACTCCAGAATCTGCCGAAAAAATTTCTAAAGCATGCATAGATGGTGGCATACCTGCAATTGAACTTACCTTTACAGTGCCTGATGCAGATAAAGTAATAGCTTCTTTAAAAAGTAAGTTTCCCAAAGATGAATTAATATTAGGTGCTGGAACAGTTTTAGATAGTGAAACTGCAAGAATAGCAATACTTGCAGGAGCCAAATACATTGTAAGTCCTGGTTTCAATTTAGAAACTGCTAAACTATGCAATAGATATCAGATACCTTATATGGCAGGTTGTATGACTGTAACTGAAATGATAACAGCAATGGAAGCTGGTGTATCTATAATAAAATTATTTCCTGGAAGTGCCTATGGTCCAAGCATAGTAAAGGGGATAAAGGCACCTCTACCACAGGTTCCTATTATGCCTACTGGTGGAGTAAGTCTTGATAATGTAGATCAGTGGATTAAAAATGGTTGCGTTGCTGTTGGAGTAGGTGGAAAACTTACTGGTGGAGCAAAAACTGGAGACTATGATAAAGTAACTGAAACTGCTAAGAAGTTCGTACAAAAAGTTAAGGAAGCAAGACTTTAA